Proteins co-encoded in one Fusarium musae strain F31 chromosome 3, whole genome shotgun sequence genomic window:
- a CDS encoding hypothetical protein (antiSMASH:Cluster_3.1), translated as MAGNTPGPSVLEEANPTVRLKGREGEYAETLEYDTFQSRGGNPEDLMDEERWLDFPAHVRSPLQKSKMSKSDGDTPLPPTGKYGMRNIWNPEPVSGLGNDRISRVDIGRKMTETHLAVELAARACHSISSIQDDIKVWLGIASGTQLTTDNNVNGVFVGISALSYNAIYMKKSGTQHFPDGFNGLSRQQAIKNSLDLDNTELVELVFETGYHIQGHEIIWTENMLIPGNISYAKRALHDHLDDDEKGRFLQVMRREHHLLLSGNGPAGVAKTLPSNEDPSRKPLICRAIQGGKDYNNLHFTLRWPPMALLEFPEDMISNMQSFLDRYPSDNVPLNLALAATIIYFDIEETPDHEMEGFVDSFPRAPKWLFTTAVRRPRNNCIPLTGHPTIAYWNTTTPETVKALAGPARAIGPVFPDLGSSYYNTRAIASCAKRWFGDETCYTQNFQFCRDNPEFERKNMARRADELIRIADRLGITPNERKTSHKTMLLEWDGMEEQLRSLGQEGKLKRLAVPQYCTPPAKRAQPVEPTLSSDIKGEILQTIKGLAAVSCDWDNLLKDLQTPAPTMKAVQESFSQVRLFVSELEKTLQNKNDGNGKGDLDHVIRLVFRAEGLFGSGVEAMDYESKWSQHRARLSQLFGQPTGDAIEAVFRLRDTPDAFGIILPQIQVLGESSLIKDQVEAFEKIEALLGQPLSDNADETASGGNEAQQ; from the exons ATGGCAGGTAACACCCCGGGGCCGTCAGTCCTAGAAGAAGCAAACCCAACCGTTAGACTCAAAGGGAGAGAAGGTGAGTATGCTGAGACTCTGGAGTATGACACCTTTCAGTCTCGAGGTGGAAATCCGGAAGACCTTATGGACGAAGAAAGATGGCTTGACTTTCCAGCACACGTTCGTTCCCCCTTGCAAAAGTCTAAGATGAGCAAATCCGATGGAGATACTCCTCTACCACCCACTGGAAAATATGGGATGAGGAACATCTGGAACCCAGAACCAGTCTCTGGTCTTGGAAATGACCGCATTTCGAGAGTAGACATTGGTCGAAAAATGACTGAGACACATCTGGCAGTTGAGTTAGCTGCCAGAGCTTGTCATTCTATCAGCAGTATCCAGGACGATATAAAAGTATGGCTTGGCATCGCTAGTGGTACACAGCTCACAACGGACAACAACGTCAACGGCGTGTTTGTGGGCATATCAGCATTGAGCTATAATGCCATCTATATGAAGAAGTCGGGTACTCAACATTTCCCTGATGGCTTCAATGGCCTCTCAAGGCAGCAGGCTATCAAGAACTCGTTGGATTTGGACAACACGGAACTTGTTGAACTAGTATTTGAAACAGGGTATCATATACAAGGCCACGAGATCATCTGGACCGAGAACATGTTGATTCCAGGCAACATCTCGTATGCCAAACGCGCACTCCATGATCACctagatgatgatgaaaaagGTCGATTTCTGCAGGTAATGAGGCGAGAACATCATCTCCTTTTGTCCGGGAATGGCCCAGCTGGTGTTGCTAAGACTCTCCCTTCCAATGAGGACCCAAGTCGAAAGCCATTGATTTGTCGCGCTATTCAAGGTGGAAAGGATTACAACAATCTGCATTTCACTCTGAGGTGGCCTCCAATGGCACTACTGGAGTTTCCTGAAGACATGATTAGCAACATGCAAAGCTTTCTCGACCGATATCCTTCGGATAATGTGCCCCTGAACCTTGCACTCGCTGCAACAATTATTTATTTCGATATTGAGGAAACACCCGATCACGAAATGGAGGGTTTTGTTGATTCATTTCCTA GAGCACCCAAATGGCTCTTCACGACAGCGGTTCGTCGACCTCGTAACAATTGCATCCCACTCACTGGCCATCCTACAATCGCCTATTGGAATACTACCACTCCTGAGACAGTCAAAGCTCTTGCTGGTCCGGCAAGGGCAATTGGCCCGGTCTTCCCAGACCTTGGGTCTAGTTACTACAACACAAGGGCCATAGCGTCTTGCGCAAAACGGTGGTTCGGCGACGAGACTTGTTACACTCAGAACTTTCAGTTTTGTCGCGATAATCCAGAGTTTGAACGGAAGAACATGGCAAGAAGGGCGGACGAGCTTATCAGGATTGCGGATCGCTTGGGCATTACACCCAATGAGAGAAAGACCAGCCACAAGACCATGTTGCTTGAGTGGGATGGTATGGAAGAACAGTTAAGGTCGCTTGGCCAAGAGGGAAAGCTAAAGCGGCTCGCTGTACCGCAATATTGTACACCTCCAGCCAAGCGAGCACAGCCTGTCGAGCCAACCTTGAGCTCTGACATCAAAGGAGAGATTCTTCAGACCATCAAGGGCCTGGCAGCTGTATCTTGCGACTGGGACAACCTGCTAAAGGATCTCCAAACTCCAGCTCCAACAATGAAAGCAGTTCAAGAGTCATTCTCTCAAGTGCGTTTGTTCGTATCCGAGCTGGAGAAGACACTGCAGAATAAGAACGATGGTAATGGGAAGGGAGATCTAGACCATGTCATCAGACTGGTGTTTCGAGCAGAGGGACTTTTCGGCTCTGGGGTAGAAGCAATGGACTACGAGTCAAAATGGAGTCAACATCGTGCCAGGCTTTCCCAGCTGTTTGGACAGCCAACTGGTGATGCTATTGAAGCTGTTTTCAGACTCCGGGATACCCCTGACGCGTTTGGTATCATTCTTCCCCAGATTCAGGTTTTGGGGGAATCTTCTTTGATCAAAGATCAAGTCGAGGCCTTCGAGAAGATTGAGGCACTACTAGGACAGCCGCTGTCCGACAACGCCGATGAGACAGCCTCGGGGGGGAACGAGGCACAACAATGA
- a CDS encoding hypothetical protein (EggNog:ENOG41~antiSMASH:Cluster_3.1), translated as MAKMTIDLASPLAYTPAETAELICRAGVKKGRSRPDKVLLSGISGGCILAFGCAVSLTALTAPWYQENAPGLIKLIGAIVFPLGLVTVILTGADLFTSTNLFTFVAVLNGRLSIWRMLLHWFLCFFGNLGGCLFVMAIIVGYGGIFDADIYREEVIAFTTKKQITPEAYQIFLRAIGCNWLVCLACFLGVQAKDLTSKVVGMWIPIFAFVALGFDHVIANMFFMPLGIWMGTPGLTVGLYIWKGMIPALFGNILGGSLCCGVYFWWMYLADVDDEEEPQGKGVLHNHGHDSPSDEESQMESR; from the exons ATGGCCAAGATGACTATTGATCTTGCGAGTCCTTTGGCTTATACGCCTGCTGAGACGGCGGAACTTATTTGTCGAGCTGGTGTGAAGAAGGGGAGATCGAGGCCGGATAAGGTGTTGTTGTCTGGTATCTCCGGTGGATGCATTCTCGCCTTTGGATGTGCTGTTTCATTGACAGCTTTGACGGCACCGTGGTATCAGGAGAACGCCCCAGGCCTTATCAAACTCATCGGAGCTATCGTCTTTCCTTTGGGTTTGGTCACTGTGATATTGACGGGAGCTGATCTTTTCACATCGACGAATCTG TTCACTTTTGTTGCTGTCCTCAATGGACGATTATCGATATGGAGGATGTTACTTCACTGGTTCCTCTGTTTCTTCGGAAACTTAGGTGGCTGTCTCTTTGTCATGGCCATCATCGTTGGAT ACGGAGGCATCTTCGACGCAGATATATATCGTGAAGAAGTCATTGCCTTCACAACAAAGAAGCAAATAACCCCCGAGGCCTACCAGATCTTCCTTCGTGCTATTGGTTGTAACTGGCTTGTTTGCCTGGCATGTTTCCTAGGTGTACAAGCAAAGGACTTGACATCTAAGGTTGTTGGCATGTGGATTCCCATCTTTGCCTTCGTTGCTTTGGGTTTTGATCACGTTATTGCCAACATGTTCTTTATGCCTTTGGGTATCTGGATGGGCACACCTGGGTTGACAGTTGGGCTTTATATCTGGAAGG GTATGATTCCAGCTCTCTTTGGCAATATTCTTGGAGGCAGCTTATGCTGCGGTGTGTACTTCTGGTGGATGTATCTTGCAGACGtcgatgacgaggaagaacctCAAGGCAAAGGTGTTTTGCATAATCATGGACATGACAGTCCTTCAGATGAGGAGAGCCAGATGGAGTCACGATAG